In Corylus avellana chromosome ca2, CavTom2PMs-1.0, the following proteins share a genomic window:
- the LOC132170566 gene encoding V-type proton ATPase 16 kDa proteolipid subunit, with amino-acid sequence MSSVFSGDETAPFFGFLGAAAALVFSCMGAAYGTAKSGVGVASMGVMRPELVMKSIVPVVMAGVLGIYGLIIAVIISTGINPKAKSYYLFDGYAHLSSGLACGLAGLSAGMAIGIVGDAGVRANAQQPKLFVGMILILIFAEALALYGLIVGIILSSRAGQSRAD; translated from the exons ATGTCTTCCGTATTCAGCGGCGACGAAACGGCTCCGTTCTTTGGCTTCCTCGGCGCGGCGGCGGCCCTAGTCTTCTCCT GTATGGGAGCGGCTTATGGCACTGCTAAGAGCGGCGTGGGTGTGGCGTCAATGGGCGTGATGCGGCCGGAGCTCGTGATGAAATCGATCGTGCCGGTTGTGATGGCGGGAGTGTTAGGTATCTACGGTTTGATCATCGCGGTCATTATCAGTACGGGGATTAACCCTAAGGCCAAGTCGTATTACCTTTTTGACGGCTACGCTCACCTCTCGTCCGGCCTCGCTTGTGGCCTCGCTGGCCTCTCCGCCGGTATGGCTATCGGCATCGTCGGCGATGCTGGTGTCAG AGCAAATGCACAACAGCCAAAGCTTTTTGTTGGAATGATTCTCATTCTCATCTTTGCTGAGGCCTTGGCCTTGTATGGCCTCATTGTTGGTATCATCCTTTCTTCCCGAGCTGGCCAATCCAGAGCAGATTAG
- the LOC132171165 gene encoding probable LRR receptor-like serine/threonine-protein kinase At4g36180: protein MAVPIALFFVVVLCAPLLSCAQRDAETLAEIEALTSFKLNLHDPLGVLSGWDTSTPSAPCDWRGVDCDSNRVTELRLPRLQLGGRLSDRLADLRMLRKLSLRSNFFNGTIPRSLSKCTLLRAVFLQYNSLTGTLPPEIGNLTDLQILNLAQNHLSGEISGELPRSLKYLDLSSNAFSGDIPRSVANLTQLQLINLSYNQFSGQIPASFGELQELQYLWLDHNLLEGTVPSAIANCSSLVHLSAEGNSLGGVVPAALGALPKLQVLSLSQNNLSGSVPASMLCNVSVYAPSLRIVQLGFNGFTDIVNPEIATCFSVLQVLDLQQNQIHGVFPSLLTRIPTLTMVDLSDNLFSGVIPAEIGNLSRLEELNVANNSFSGAIPIEIKQCSSLRRLDFEGNHFAGTIPNFLGDMRGLQLLSLGENSFTGSVPVSFHYLSVLETLSLRANRLNGSLPEELMALSNLTTMDLSGNDFSGEIPTSIGNLSRLMVLNLSSNGFSGKVPASLGNLFRLTSLDLSKQRLVGELPFELSGLPNLQVIALQENSLSGDVPEGFSSLMGLRYLNLSSNAFSGHIPVNYGFLRSLEVLSLSNNKVSGVIPPELGNCSNVEVLELRSNALTGHISADLSRLLRLSVLDLGMNNLTGEIPEEISKCSSLTTLLLDSNHLSGGIPVSLAQLSNLSRLDLSTNNLSGEIPSNLTMISTLVSFNVSTNNLEGEIPEPLGSRFGNPSAFAGNQYLCGKPLNKNCDSMVERNRRKRLILLIVVAACGACLLSFCCCFYIFSLLRWRKRLKERASGEKKRSPGRTSSRASGGRGSSTDNGGPKLVMFNNKITLAETIEATRQFDEENVLSRTRYGLVFKASYSDGMVLSIRRLPDGALDENMFRKEAESVGKVKHRNLTVLRGFYAGSPDLRLLIYDYMPNGNLASLLQEASHQDGHVLNWPMRHLIALGIARGLAFLHSSSMVHGDVKPQSVLFDADFEAHLSDFGLDRLTVATPAEASTSTSVGTLGYVSPEAILTGEATKESDVYSFGIVLLELLTGKRPVMFTQQDEDIVKWVKKQLQKGQITELLEPGLLELDPESSEWEEFLLGVKVGLLCTAPDPLDRPTMSDIVFMLEGCRVGPDIPSSADPTSQPSPA from the coding sequence ATGGCCGTACCCATTGCTCTGTTTTTTGTTGTGGTGCTCTGCGCACCCTTGCTATCGTGCGCCCAGCGCGACGCCGAAACCCTAGCGGAAATCGAGGCCTTGACGTCTTTCAAGCTCAATCTCCACGATCCACTTGGAGTGCTCAGCGGCTGGGATACGTCAACGCCATCGGCTCCGTGCGACTGGCGCGGAGTCGACTGCGATAGCAACCGAGTCACAGAGCTACGCCTTCCTCGCCTCCAACTCGGTGGTCGACTCAGCGACCGACTGGCCGACCTGCGCATGTTGCGCAAGCTGAGCCTACGGTCAAACTTCTTCAATGGGACCATCCCTCGATCTCTCTCCAAATGCACGCTCCTACGCGCCGTTTTCCTGCAATACAACTCGCTCACCGGCACCCTCCCGCCGGAGATCGGGAACCTCACCGACCTTCAGATTCTCAACCTCGCGCAGAACCACCTCTCTGGCGAGATCTCCGGCGAGCTACCTCGGAGCCTCAAGTACCTCGATCTCTCGTCGAACGCCTTCTCCGGCGACATTCCGAGGAGCGTTGCGAACCTTACCCAGCTCCAGCTCATCAACCTCTCGTACAATCAGTTCTCCGGGCAGATTCCGGCGAGCTTTGGGGAGCTCCAAGAGCTTCAGTACCTCTGGCTTGATCACAACCTCTTGGAAGGAACAGTTCCCTCGGCGATTGCCAACTGCTCGTCGCTCGTGCACCTAAGCGCCGAGGGCAATTCCCTCGGCGGCGTGGTTCCGGCGGCGCTTGGGGCTCTACCGAAGCTTCAGGTGCTCTCGCTCTCACAGAACAACCTCTCCGGTTCGGTCCCCGCCTCGATGCTCTGCAACGTCTCGGTCTATGCGCCGTCACTTCGGATTGTCCAGCTAGGCTTTAATGGGTTCACGGATATAGTTAACCCCGAGATAGCAACGTGTTTTAGTGTGCTTCAGGTTCTAGATCTTCAACAAAATCAGATACACGGGGTGTTTCCCTCGTTGTTAACGCGTATACCCACGTTAACAATGGTGGATCTTTCCGATAACTTGTTCTCCGGCGTGATTCCAGCAGAGATTGGAAATCTCTCGAGGTTGGAGGAACTCAACGTGGCGAATAACTCGTTCAGCGGTGCGATTCCGATAGAGATCAAGCAATGTAGCTCACTGCGCCGTCTCGATTTCGAAGGAAACCATTTTGCGGGAACGATTCCCAATTTTCTCGGTGATATGAGGGGTTTGCAGCTGTTATCCCTGGGAGAAAACTCGTTTACCGGGTCGGTTCCGGTGAGTTTTCACTATCTTTCGGTGCTTGAGACCTTGAGCCTGAGAGCCAACAGGTTGAATGGGAGTCTTCCAGAGGAACTAATGGCATTGAGCAATTTGACCACAATGGACCTCAGCGGGAACGATTTTTCTGGTGAAATTCCTACGAGCATTGGGAATTTGAGTAGGCTAATGGTCCTGAATCTGAGCAGTAATGGTTTTTCCGGGAAGGTTCCGGCGAGCTTGGGAAATCTCTTCAGGTTAACCAGTCTCGATTTGAGCAAACAGAGACTCGTCGGTGAGTTACCGTTTGAACTCTCGGGTTTGCCGAATCTGCAAGTGATTGCTCTGCAAGAGAACTCTTTGTCTGGGGATGTTCCTGAAGGGTTTAGCAGTTTGATGGGTTTGCGTTATTTGAACCTCAGTTCCAATGCCTTTTCCGGTCACATTCCGGTAAACTACGGTTTTCTGCGGTCACTGGAGGTTCTCTCATTGTCCAATAATAAAGTTTCCGGCGTGATTCCACCGGAGCTCGGAAACTGTTCCAATGTCGAAGTTCTCGAGCTACGGTCGAACGCTTTGACGGGTCACATTTCGGCCGATCTCTCTCGGCTCTTGCGTTTGAGCGTGCTTGATTTGGGTATGAACAATTTGACAGGTGAAATCCCAGAGGAGATTTCTAAGTGCTCTTCGTTGACCACTTTGTTGCTGGATTCAAATCATCTTTCGGGTGGCATACCAGTCTCATTGGCTCAGCTATCCAATTTGAGTAGGCTGGACCTTTCTACAAACAACTTGAGTGGGGAAATTCCCTCCAACCTTACAATGATTTCTACCTTGGTTAGCTTCAATGTGTCAACGAATAATCTCGAAGGCGAGATCCCGGAACCGCTGGGTTCTCGGTTTGGCAATCCATCAGCGTTTGCGGGTAACCAATACCTATGTGGGAAGCcattgaataaaaattgtgataGTATGGTGGAGAGGAATAGAAGGAAGAGGCTGATTCTGTTGATTGTTGTGGCTGCTTGCGGGGCTTGCCTACTATCATTTTGTTGCTGCTTCTACATTTTCAGCCTTTTGAGGTGGCGCAAGAGGCTCAAAGAACGAGCGTCTGGGGAGAAGAAAAGGAGTCCGGGAAGAACAAGCTCGCGAGCAAGTGGGGGCCGTGGAAGTAGCACAGATAATGGGGGTCCGAAGCTTGTGATGTTCAACAACAAAATCACACTGGCGGAGACAATTGAGGCAACTAGGCAGTTCGATGAAGAGAATGTGCTGAGCAGGACACGGTATGGGTTGGTCTTCAAGGCCAGCTACAGCGATGGAATGGTGCTCTCAATCCGGAGACTCCCAGATGGGGCGCTGGACGAGAACATGTTCAGAAAAGAAGCGGAGTCTGTAGGCAAAGTTAAGCACCGAAACCTGACAGTTCTTCGCGGCTTCTACGCTGGGTCACCTGACTTGAGGCTCCTAATCTACGACTACATGCCCAATGGAAACCTCGCAAGCTTGCTCCAAGAAGCGTCTCACCAAGACGGCCATGTCCTCAACTGGCCAATGCGCCACCTCATCGCTCTTGGAATCGCCCGTGGCCTGGCCTTCCTACACAGTTCCTCCATGGTGCACGGTGATGTCAAGCCTCAGAGCGTTCTATTCGACGCCGATTTCGAAGCCCATTTGTCAGATTTCGGGCTAGACCGACTCACCGTGGCAACCCCAGCCGAAGCCTCCACTTCGACTTCTGTTGGGACTTTGGGCTACGTGTCCCCCGAGGCAATCCTAACAGGGGAAGCCACAAAAGAATCGGACGTCTACAGCTTCGGCATAGTCTTGCTGGAGCTCCTAACCGGGAAGCGGCCTGTAATGTTCACACAGCAGGACGAAGACATCGTCAAGTGGGTGAAGAAGCAATTGCAAAAGGGTCAAATCACGGAGCTATTGGAGCCTGGATTGCTTGAGCTTGACCCTGAATCATCAGAGTGGGAAGAGTTCTTGTTAGGAGTCAAAGTTGGGTTGCTATGCACAGCACCGGATCCCCTCGACCGACCCACCATGTCCGATATTGTCTTCATGCTGGAGGGCTGCCGAGTCGGACCCGATATTCCCTCCTCCGCCGATCCCACCTCCCAACCCTCCCCGGCATAA